A region of the Sminthopsis crassicaudata isolate SCR6 chromosome 6, ASM4859323v1, whole genome shotgun sequence genome:
TCTCTTccaggataaaagagggcagcattaggtctggagagcagtctagactgggagattgagtttagatggcagtctggaaggagacagtctagactgggagaagaacaagacttcctgggagaacttcagggaagttcgaggagattcagagccaggattcaggaagaaaaggattcaAGATtttaccttcgctctggctggaggctccagaagcttcccaagaaacctgctcacagaggaaaagattatatagaaaagaaacctcctcccagagaaggataattgagagacaatcagaataTTACATGTTTccacccttcccttattcctgcTCAAAggaatcaatgagcatttattaaacacctactgcaTGGGTACTGTACTAGGTTCTAGGGTTTCAAGTATAAAGAATCTCAACAAGTTTACCATTCTATCAGGAGAGACAAGAACCTATAGAACATATATAGACGTAGCATAAATATAATCAATAATCAAGCCTagatatgtgtacacatatatacgcACACACTCACTCACTTATACaacacacaaactcacacacacacacacacacacacacacacacatacataaaaagcATAAGGAGAAACTGAGAAGATCCAGGCAATGTGACTTGGGAACTTGTCTGAGCCTGGGAGAGAAGACCTGGTTGTGGGGACTGCAGAGGGCCAGATAATGGCTATCGTGACAACAATCATAGCTCAGTGGCACCAACTTGCGCCAGCTGCTAGAGCTTTGCCCATAGGATTAGGCTGGGTGCAGGTGGGGGATagactggaggctgaagtacTCATCCACAGCTctggtgggagggagggggctgGGGCCGGGGGCTACCAGTGTGAGGATGgtgtggggggaggaaggagaagcaaGGGATAGGACAGAATCATACCTAAAGTCTGGGGCCCTGAAGCTCCACAGAAATAGCGAGTGGACCTCGAGAGGCGTCCTTGAgcccattttacaggggacagACTGGTCTGTTGAATTACTTTGCATTGGAAATCTTAGTGCATAGTAGAACTTCGATCAACATTTGTTAAATGGATGCAAAAGAAAGGGGTagatggggagaaagggaagcagCACTTGTGGGGGACAGAAAGggctttctttttgctgaggcaattggagttaagacACACagggatcacacagccaggaagtgttaagtggctgaggccagatttgcactcaggtcctcctgacttcggggctggtactctatctactgcaccccctagctgccctggaTTTACCATATTTCCAATAAGGATGAGAGCATcatccccattgtacagatgaaagGACTGAGGCTGGAAGAGGCTAAAATGCTGTTGAAGAATGGGATTTGGATCCAAGTCATTCCAAACCAAACGTTAGCTTCTCCCTCCTGAGTAACATGTCTGGCAAGAGCAAGGTCAAGAGTCTAGAAGTGGGGAGAATGGTGAGCTCATGGAGCTTGGAACTCTAGACCAATCACTGAATGGCTCCTAAGTGCTTACTAGATGCGGGGCCCTGAGCTTCGAATCCTGGTGCCTGGGTTCCACTCCCGGCTCCTTTCCTCACTCTCTGGTGGCCCACGGCCACCTGAGAGGCTGAGGCCACAGGCAAAGCTCTTTACCATGGCTCAGTGACTGGGCAAAAAGGTGCTATTCCTTTCCGGATACATTTCCTCACCTACAAAGTGAGGGGGGTAAGCCCAAAGCTCTTggagctcccttccagctctccacATTTTGCAaatctccttcccctcttccacgTGAGACCGGGCCAGTCTCACCTGGACAAACACGTGGAGGAAGCAGAGTGTCCCTAGGGGCTCTGGGCTGGCAAAGTCCCCCTACAAACCAAAAGCCAAGTCTCCCCTTCTTTTGGGAAGGAAGATTGCAAGTGCTTTCCAGACTGGGAGTTCCTGGAACCTGCCACACAGAGAGACTGGGAGATGAGGACAGGGCTCATGGTCCCCCTTGAGAATTCCCACctagggaccttagagatcatgtaaTTCAGCTTCCTCAATATTCCAATaaaggaggaaacagaggcacagagaaCTGGAGCAGTCAGATTTCCTGAATCCCTCAGTGGGCAGAGCACAGGCCTTGGGCCAgggagaccagagttcaaatccagttccaATGTATTCCCTGTTCCTTGGAGGTAAGAAAAAGTCCAGGGGAAGGCTCAAGGGCACTCGGGCAGCCCCGGTCACCGGCCCTGGCTCTCAGCTTCAGCTACCCCAGAGGAAACAAAGATGCTCCTAGCTTGTGGGCAGCCCAACTCGGGGCATTCCGGCTGCACGAGGCCAGCTGGCTCAGCAGGCTCGTTTCACGGACATTCTGGCCAGCTGGCAGATGCCCCCCAACCTCCTGCCACTTCCCGCTACATGTAGCAGAAAAAATTCTTGCCCTAACTCACCTCATTTCCCTGACAACCCTGGGGTGGCAGGAGGCGGACTCAGAGACATCCTGTGCTCCCAAAGGCAGGCAGGCCAGTGAACAGCCCTTCGcttggagaaggagggagagacggACTGGCAGGATGGCAGAGACACAAGAGCCTGAGAGGGTGGGAAAGAGCCACAGAAAGCCGGATtccagaggaaagagaaaatgtgactcagagacagagacacccgggaaagagacagagagacagcacggagacacagagacagagacacccgggaaagagacagagagacagcacggagacacagagacagagacacccgggaaagagacagagagacagcacggagacacagagacagagacacccgggaaagagacagagagacagcacggagacacagagacagagacacccgGGAAAGAGACAGACCCGGAGAAACAGAGACGGATACACCCAAGGGAGATGGACAGTGGGAGAACCCCAGAGAACACttgtggaggagggaaagagagggcgagacagggggagagagagagaaaaagaggggaaggggggagcAGGGAGTGAGGGGGGAGAAGACGGAGAAGGAGACAGAGGCAGGGACAGAATACagacagaagaaagagaggaTCAAAAAAGGGAGGAGGGCAGTGGCGGGGGGAGAACAGTCAGCTTGAGGCAACGGAGCGGGGAGGCCGGCCAGAGAAGACAGAGGCTGGCACCGGGAGACAGCTCGAGAGGCCCAGGGGGCGGCATCTGCCCCTCCCGGCCTGCAGTCTCCGGGGTATCGCAGTCGGCAGAAAACGCGCtcgcggggagggggggggcagCTACTCCTCCTCCCAGACCCCCGGCCACTTGGACCCACTGAAAGAAGGAAGGGCGGGGAGGGGCGGGTCGCAGGTGGGCGGAGGGCGGTAGGGCCCTGACCCCGCCTCCTCCTAGGTGAGCTCCAGTTCCGCTTCCCCCGCCCTCCGGGGCCAGACCCCAGACCCCGGGGCCAGGTATTGTTTGGGGAAGCTGGGCCAGCAGCCACGCGCCGGGGCCGGATCTCCAGGGGGTTGAGCTGCAGGGGGCGGGGGGGGGCCGGGACGCTGCCATTGGCTCTTCGGGCAGGGCACGATTGGGGAGACCAattggagaagaggaggaaagaggcgAGGCGGGGAAGTGGGGCTGTGGGGGGGTGGGCCAGCGGCGAGGCGCGTGCGGCCCACCCCCAGCACTCCCGGGGACTCGTGCGGCGGAGGCAGCCGCAGCCTCCGGCACCACCGCCCAGACAACcgcccctctccttcctccccgcCCGCCACCCcggcccccgccccgccccgcgcGCGCCCAGCGCGTGGGGATGAAAAAGGGGGCCGGGAGGAGGACGCCTGGACAGCGCCCAAGActaaagggaggggagaagggagggggagcaGGGCGGGAGCGCCCGCCCCAGTGGGGCTCGGCACGTTCGGCTCCTGGGAGGGAGGGCGGTGGGGCTccatgtgcatttaaaaacaagaCACCCTCGCCGCGGCCCGGAAAAGCGCCGCCACCGGCGAGCCAGCGCGCAGAGAGCCGCGGGCGCCCGCCGGCTGCCTGCAGCACGCGCGGGACGCGAGAGCCCCACGCGCTGCCCCGACCATCGCGGCCCCCTGCGCGCCCCCTCCGTCGCGCGATCTGGCAGTCCCGCCCGTCCGCTCCCCGCGGGCCCCGGCTGGGCACGCCGGCTCTGTCCTTCCGACCACAGCGGGGAACCATCGCCCACGAAGGAGGCGGCCTCGGCGGCCCTGGCCGGGGCCGCTGCGGAGACGGGCCGGACCGGACATGGACAGTTGTGGAAGAGCGCTGCGCCAGATGGTGACCCCCTCGAGACCTCTGGCCCGGGGCTGCTCGCTGGACTCGGACGGTCAGAGGTCGCCACCCCGTGTAGCCCCCGGCGCCTACTCTGCGCCTGGCCCGGTGCCCCACGCGTCCCTGAGGGTTGCCCGGCGGCGGCGGCCCGCGTCCCCGGAGCTGCTGCGCTGCAAGCGGCGAGCCGCTCCTGCCCCCGGGGCACCGAGCCCTCTGGGCCTGCAGCTGCAGCCTCCGGCTCCGCAGCAGCAGCCCCGGCCCGAGCCGAGCCCCGGGGTAGGGGCGGCCGCCGTGGCCCGGCGCAATGAGCGCGAGCGCAACCGGGTCAAGCTGGTGAACCTGGGCTTCCAGACGCTGCGGCAGCACGTACCCAACGGCGCGGCGAGCAAGAAGATGAGCAAGGTGGAGACCTTGCGCTCGGCCGTCGAGTACATCCGGGCGCTGCAGCAGCTGCTAGCGCAGCAAGACGCCGCGGGCGCCGCTTTCCCTACCGGCCTTCTGGGCGCGGGGCGCACGGGACCTGCGGGGTCCCCGCAGCCCCACGGGGCGCCGTGCGGGGGCACTGGGGGCCCCTGCCCCTACTCCGGCGCCTACGCGCCGGCCTCATCCTGCTTCGACTCGCCGTCCCCAGGCCGAGAGGGCAGCTCGGTACCCGGCTCCCCCCACTCGCCTTACTCGTCAGACGAGAGCGGCTACGAGGGGGTGCTGAGCCCCGAGGAGCGGGAGCTGCTGGATTTCACCAGTTGGTTCGGGGGCTACTAAGAGGGCGTGTGCGCTGCCCCCCGAGGTAACTAGGACCTGGGGACAGGCCGAGACCTGGCCGCCGCCCCCCATTGCTTCCCCCCTTACACATGCACTCTCGCCCGCGCATCCTCGGGGCCCGGGGCAGGGAGATCCTCAAAGCAGCCGCGAGTGGGGCGCAGGCCGCTCCCCCGCCGGGGTGCCGCCGCTGCCCTTTGTTTGCGCTGGTGATTGCCGAACTTCCTTTTGCCGGTCCCGTGGGCCCCGGGGAGCGGGTGCCCCCCCTCGCAGCCCACTCCCTTCGAGCGCCGGCGGCGGGTGACTTTGCAATGCAAATAGGTCTGCGGAGGGAGGCCGGGCGGGGAAGGCGCGCCGGCAGAGGCTCCGACTCGCGGAAAAACTGCGCCCGACGTTGGCTTTGAAGCCCCCGCCTCCAGCTCGGGGCCGGGCGGCGAAATGCCGAGTCAACAGGGCCTGCGAAACTGCCTGGCTAgtccttggggaggggggagggaggggcggCCGGGCGCGGGCTGCGCCCGCCGGGTCCGAACGCCCTGCGGGacgagggggaggaggagagacgCCTGCTTCCCGGGGTGGAGCGGAGGCCGTTCCGGGGAGAACAACTGGTTCTGCCGGCTGCGCTTTATGGAGCTGGGATTCACTCTCCTTTCCTGtctccccccgccccctcccccccccccccccccccccgcagctCGACTGAACGCCGAGAGGACCCAGGCAGTACCTCGGCGCCTTCCCGAGGAGAAGCCGCAGGAAGCCTGACCTTGCCACCTGCCTGGCAGCTGGGCGGCGAGGGACCCAGGAAGCCTGGACTCGGAGCCCTGCCTGGAGCCGGCTGTGCGGACTTGGGGGGCGGGGAGCGGGACAGGCTGGGGGCTAGAGCAAGCTCGGGCCCCGGAGCCGGTCCGAAAGCTCCGGCCTCCCTTCCACCCGGAGCCTCCCTTCCTAACTCTCCGCCCTGACTTTTTGTTATTGTGAGCGCGCTCACCCTGCTTCTCGGTGGGGACCAGGACTGCCGAGGACGGAGAACGGGGTCGGCAGGAGAGGGATTTTGCGAGCTGGAGCCTCAGACCCGAACACGTGATGGCGGAAAGGGCTCCCCCTCGGCAGCCCTTTCCCCCAGCTCTGGGGCAGCGGGGGATGAAGGATTGAAGGCACTGGGCAGGCGGCCTTGCGCGGCGCTGTCTGTCCTGTACATAAGAAAACCCTATTTTATGGAAAGtggattttataaataaaagaatctaTTTATACCATGATCGGAAAGCTCAGTACTTGCTCTGAGGGAGGAGGAATTTGTTCGGGGGGAGAAGAGGCAGACAGCCTCCCTTTCGTGACCATTAGACAGCTGGGGAGACTGAGGTGCTGAAGCGAGTCCCCGGGCCCTCAGTGGGGTCTGACGGGAGCCATGACCCCTAGCTCCTGAGAGCGGGTTGTCCGGTCCTTGCCCCCGGGCATCGGCCTCTGGAAGGGGACGAGCACGGGCACTTGGCACCGTGGGCAGACGGCACAATGCCAAGTCCAGGCTGGGAAGAATGGCCCTCCGGGTCGGAGCCCCCTTCaatggaagggaggagaggggaccCGAGAGCGAGCACGCCCACCCCCTCTCCCTGCCTGGCCaaccccttcccttccctctggcCCGATGAGTAAACTAAGAATGTAGGCTGCCTTTGACTCTCCAGGAGCAGCTACTCTGGGAGGGGGCGGGGCAGCTGCTCGCCAGGAGCCCCCAGGCTGCTGAGCCCGGAGGAGGCCCGCCCGCCCGCCCGTCCTCTCCCGGACTCGTCCCGCCCGAGGAGCCTTGGGGCTCAGCCAGGGGGCCTCCCACCTCACCGGGCCCGCAAACAAAGCGGCTGCAATTAGGGCTGAGTTGGGGTGTTCCCCGCATAACCATTAGTAAGGAGCGCCCAGGAATCCTGGCCCGGGGCGGCGTGGGGAAGAGCCCCGGCAAGCTGGAGGGGCGGGGCCCACAGCCGGCGGAGGAGGCTCTGCCCAGTCCTCCCCACGGCCCGGCGGAGGAGGCGCTGCCTAGGCCCCCCTCTGCCCGGACTCACCCGCAGCCCTGGGCTGGGCCGCGGTAGGGGCGAGCAGAGGGAGCCGCCTTCCGAGCAGCCGGCACCCAGGTCCTCCACGTGCGCAGCTGGCCAGCGCTTCCGGGCTGCTCCCCGGACTCAGTTCTCGCGCCTATGCGGGTAGTTCCCCGCCCCCTTCTCCAAAGTCAAGCTTTCCGCTGATCAGGCAGCCCCAGCTGTCCGCACCTTCCGCAGCTGGAGGGTTCGGGGGCATCCGAGATCCGAAACATCCCAGGCAGAATtcgtttccccccccccaaggaagaaaccccccacctcctctcttctcatttccctgTTACTGGAGAGGGAGTCGCTATCTTCCCAGGAACCCCGGCTCACAGCCCAGGGGCTTCCTCCCCGACTCTGCCCCACCATCCCGGATCGCGCCAGGCCTGTACCTGGGTGACAAGTCTTCAGGAGGCTCAGCTCTCCTCCAATCACCCCGGCGGGCCGCTCTCCTCCGCTCCTTCCTGTAGGCTGCTCGGCCTGTGGGGCGccttctcccccccccagccCTCCCGGGGGCTGCCAAAGTGCCTCGGGCCTTGCTGACTCCCGTATCTTCTCTATGCATTCCAACTTCCCTGCTCCCCCAAGGCCCCCTGGAATCCCACCTCTTCGTCCCAGGGCCTCCCTTCTCTCTAGGGACTCCTACTTTAGTTTAGAAGACACCTATGTGGAGTGCTGGAAGGAGAGAgtgctggctctggagtcaggaagacctgaattcaaatcctgttgcAGATATTTACTGGCCCCACAGTCTTGCACAAATCATTTACCCTcttccagcctcagttttcctttctgTGAAAGGGTCACGAGGGCTGGAtaattgtgaggttcaaatgaaaaaTCTGCAAGGACCCTGAAGATGCTACAGAAATAGAAACTatgactttaaatattttttccaagtaaatatggTTTGATTGCCctcatttgaaaatcaaactatcactctttgcagatgacatgatggtatacttagagaaccccaaagactctgctaaaaagctattagaaataattcagaattttagcaaagttgcgagatacaaaataaatccacataaatcctcagcatttttatacattaccaacacaatccaacagcaagagatacaaagagaaattccattcaaaataactgtcaatagtataaaatatctgggaatctatctaccaggaattatatgagcaaaattacaaaacacttgccacaaaaataaagtcagattgaaataagtggaaagacattaagtgattgCCCTCATTTGCTGCTTTCTGCGCAGGCTTGGAGGCGATAATGACCTGAGGGCTTTTTGGTCCAGCACTCCACTCATGATGGGCCCAGCGTGAGCCCAAGGTAGGAGGCGAAGGCCAGAAGAGCTAAGTCCTGGACGGCCTCCTGGGCCGGGGACATGATGGTTCACAATCCTCTGCTCTGCTCAGACCATGACTGCAGGCTCATCAAAGAAGGATCTGGAGAGGGTCTGGACGAGGCTGGCTGGGGAAGGCTGGGGCTCCAGGCAAGTTTGAATGAAGTGGGGATATGGAGAAGCCTGGAGGGGCAGGGCAGAGGAGGGGACCCCTGTTCTCTACCCACAAAGAGGGAGTGGAAAAGGGGGGGTTAGGTTTGTTTGGAATGGCGTGGGGGGCAAGAAAACTTCCTGaggatgatgtcagagaggcctggagagaccaacatgagctgatgctgaggggagtgagcagaagcaagagatcatggtacacggcaacaacaagactatacgatgatcagtcCTGACTGACGtggttcttctcaacagtgagatgatccaggccattCCAATGGTCTTGCGATGGAgagcatctgcacccagagagaactgtggggactgagtggggACCGCGGCACGACTTTCTCACTCTTTGCGTTGGTGTTCGTTgcattgtttcctttctcctttccccgctttttgatctgatttttcctgtgcagcaggAGAATTATGGGCatgtatatagaagaattgcacgtgtttaacatatatcggatttCTCGCcatctgggggggtgggggaggggggaatttgGAACATAGGTTTGGCAAGGGTGAGTGTGGAAAACTATCCATGcgtttgttttgaaaataaagaactttaactaaaagaaagaaagaaagaaaaaagaaaacttcgaGCTTCCAAAAAGTGGCTGCGGGGGAAGGCAGAGAGCACCTGGTCAGTGGCAGCCAAAAGGAAGGCTGGCTGCCCGCCTGTGAGAGGGGACTCAGGGGGGCGTGAGCTGGGCTAGCTGCCTTCTTCAGCCATCAGACTTCGAAGCGGGAGGTTAGGCTCCCCTTGCTCCTCCTGGGAGGGGCAGGGAAAGTGTTggccagagcccttcccagcagcCCCCAGCGTCGCGGAACCCCAGCGTAATGTGATGGCTCCTGTGGGCTCCTGCTCCCACTCGGGCCCTGGTGAAGCTTGGAGCTACCATTAGGACAGGCGCATGACACCCTCGCCCCGGGGGGCCCCTGGGTGCCttgacaaaatataaataaactcaAATTACATAAAGCAGGGCAACATGCCCTGACAACTGTCCCTGAGCCAGCAGGGAGAGAAGCCGGCGCATTGCCACccgaaggaaaagggaagagccACGTGAGCTCCAGGAGCCCCGAGTGACCTAGAAACCCTGAGCAGCTAGTCTCCCCAGAACCGAATTGGGACGAGTAACCCCACCCGGGGGCTTCTGGGAGAGTCCTTTGCCTTCTCGGAGCTGCCCCAGGGCTTCCCTCTGGAACACCAGTCCTGGGGGCCCTAAGAGCCACATACCCCAAGGCTCTGCCTAATTTGGAAGGGGGAGGGCTGCCCTACAGCTGAATTAGCAGGAACTATTTCTCAACCAGACCAGTGTGGGTCTTGATGGGGaccggggagggagggaggtgggtGTGtgtctgtggggggggggggtaactGTCAATCGAGGCTGCAAAtagagtagaaatggaaaagatccaAGGCAGCATCGCTTGGTGaagtgggggttggggggaggagtgacagatacacagagacagagccCAGGGCCAGCGGGGGAGAGACGGGCGAAACCCGAGAAAAGGAAGGCTCCAGGGAGGATGGGCGCTCTCCAGCAGAAAGCCGGCCCGGGATCCCGgctgcttgcctcagggaatcCTGCCTAGAATTCAGAGCTGGCGGCCGGAGCCCTGCTTGCCCCCGCTGCCCACCTGCTCTGCCCCTACTCCTGAGCTGCGGAACTGAAGGAAGCTCTTCTGGGAGACAAGGAAGGGGcggggggggggcagagagagagCATTGGAAGAACTTGTGCCCAGCTCCAGGACCAGCAGCACCTCGTCCCAAAGACCCTGCAGGGACCCAGCTATCGGCGCAGCTCTGGGCTGGCTCATGTTAACAGCCTCCTTGTCTGCACAGAATCGGACTCAGAGGAGCAGAGGGAGGACTCCGTCTCGTAGCTTGGAGGTCACGGTCAGCCATGGGCAGTTCCTGAGGAGGGGAGTGACACGGTCACACTGTGCTTTACAGAAATCTTGGCAGTTAAATGGAGCAggaattcacaactttagcaaggtTCAGGTACAAAACACATCCACAGAAATCATCCGCATTTCTATATGTCATCAAGAACGTCTAACAGCAAgcgatacaaagggaaattccattaaaaataattgtagacactataaactattttaaagtcAACCTGTCAAGAAAAGtcagaaacatacacacacacacatacacacgagGAGTTTGCGGGGGATTTGCCCTGCTCCAGGCAGAAGGTGACAAAAGCCTGCACTCGTCAAGTTTGCCGCTGGGCTCATTTGGAGGCGTTTGGGGGAGGGCGGGCATTCTTAGTCCGCCGGGATGGGCCAGATGGACCCCTGGAATTCTTTCCAGCTTATTCTGAGCCCCTGGGGCTTCTGGGAGAAGTATCTCTTATAACATGTTGAGTGcacaagtccctttccccctttccttttggATTGAGGGGTTCACATGCTGTAGATTTCAAGGGAGATACTTGGATCCGGAGCAGCTTGGGATTGTGGGAGGTGCCGCCTGCTCTCCTCTGCGTTCTGACCTGGCCCTGCCACCTGTCCACTCGTGCTCACAGACACTCGTGAGGGCCGGCTTCACCCCGCTGTGTGGGCCCGGGGTCCTCGTTCACTCGTTCTGTTCTCCTGGTGTGGATGGGGAGGCTGACCTCCTTTGCGGGGCTAAGGAGTGGGGGGTGGGGCTGGGATTCCCCTTGGCTTCTCTCCTCCCATCCTCCGACCTGAGAAGGGTCCAGCCTGCCATGGTGGAAAGGATGTCGGCCGTAGCCAGACTGAGCCAAATCCTCGTTTTCCCCACTGAGCATGGATAAGCGCACCCtgctctgggcctgtttcctcccAGTCTCGCTTTCATGGTGAGGGACCAGAGGTCTCTGATGGAGAACGAGGTGTGTGTGGAGGCTCCGATGGAATGGGCCAATGGGAGAAAGCCCTGCCAGGCCAGCTGAGTAGGGAGGCAGCTGTGCATGTGCCCAGGTGCCAGCTTGTGGGGGCAGATGTGCATGTGGTTAGATGCCAGTCTGGCAGGAAAGGCATGCATGTGATCTAGTGCCAGCCTGTGGGGGCAGATGTGCATGTGACCCAGTGCCAGCCTGAGGGGGCAGATGTGCATGTGGCCAGGTGCCAATCTGGGGGGCAGGCACCCGCAGGTGGGTGGGGAGTCACTCCTGACAGCACCAGATGCTCTGAACTTTCCCAAGGAGAGGAGGAAAGCCCCGGGGTTTCTGGAGTAACAGCCAGGCTTGGAAAGCAGGCGGTGTCCGTGTTTGGGATCCCCTCTCCTCCTCACATCCTGTCCTGAATCCCATTCCCACCTGACCCTGAACCCTAACCCTAATTCCCTTCCCAGAGGACAGGGAAGCTCAGACTGAGAGGGtctctgggggtgggggggctgTCCCATGGACCGAGAGGAGTGCGGAGGTCAGAGCTTTTCCTGGGACAGGGGCAAAGGGAGGCACCTTGGGGACAACGCCACAGAAGGGGGGCCAGTCTGGGCCAGGGCATGGCTCTGCCATCCCTCCTCAAGGGGGCGTAGCCTGTGGGCCAAGGGTCCTGGTTGGGAGTCAGGGGCCGGCCCTGAGCATCCAAGGCCTTGGATCAGAGGCTCTCGGGCCCCCTCCTCTGTCCCAGGCAGCATCCATCCTGGACACTTCTCTACAGTAACGACCCCAGTGTCTGTTGCCCCTACCCAGGAGTTTCCTGAGAAAGCTGGCCCCCACGGTTGCTCCCCTGCAAGCTTCAGGCTGCCCAGCCATAACCAAGGACAGGGGGCCTTGTCTGGGATCCCGGAGCCATGATTTGATTAGGAGAGTGCCCAGGGGCCGCAGCCAGGGGGGGACGCACTGGAGAAGTGCGGGCTCCAGGAGGGGTCCTCGGCTCTGCCTGGGGGCGCCTGTCCGAGAGTGGGCCCCAGAGGTGAGGGGGGGAGATCTTGGCGGTCACCCCCCTCCCCCTATTCTACCAGGCTGGAGCCGGGCAGGTCCCCGAGGACCCTGTTGGAACCCCCCATGGGGCCTTTCCAGGGCTCCTGCTGGAGGTGGAGGGGTGAGTCTTGGGGGGGGGCTGGGAGAGAAGGCTTTCATTGGTGACTGTGGagctgaggaggaggaggtaggGGGGAAagcaggagagggggaggagaaggggaacaGGAGGAGGGGGAGCGGAGCTCTTGCTGCCAA
Encoded here:
- the ASCL2 gene encoding achaete-scute homolog 2, with amino-acid sequence MDSCGRALRQMVTPSRPLARGCSLDSDGQRSPPRVAPGAYSAPGPVPHASLRVARRRRPASPELLRCKRRAAPAPGAPSPLGLQLQPPAPQQQPRPEPSPGVGAAAVARRNERERNRVKLVNLGFQTLRQHVPNGAASKKMSKVETLRSAVEYIRALQQLLAQQDAAGAAFPTGLLGAGRTGPAGSPQPHGAPCGGTGGPCPYSGAYAPASSCFDSPSPGREGSSVPGSPHSPYSSDESGYEGVLSPEERELLDFTSWFGGY